Part of the Thermus sp. LT1-2-5 genome, CCCGAAGCGCCGCCTCCAGGTGGGCCTTGAGGTACGCCACCCGCTCCGGGTCCTCCACCACCTCCCCTTCCCAGCGGTCGGGGTAGGCGGCCCCATTTTCCGTCACGTAAAGGGGCCAGGGGGTTTCCCGGCCTAAGCGCTTGAGGAGGCGATACAGCCCCTCGGGGTAGACCTCCCAGCCCATGGCGGTGGTGGGGCGTTCCGGGGGCAGGTAGCGCACGGGGTAGCGGCCCTCTCCTGGGGCCACGCGGGCCCGGGTGTAGTAGTTCACCCCCAGGAAGTCCAAGGGCTGGGCGATGCGTTCCAAATCCTTGGAGTGAACGGGGAAGCCCGGGGTTTCCGCAAAGGGGCTTTCGGGGTAGCCCCGGCCCAAAAGGGGGTCCAGGAAGAAGCGGTTGTGGTAGCGGTCCGCCCGGTCCACCGCCTCCCTGTCCTCCCCTTCCACCCAGGTGAAGTTGAGGACGATGCCCACCCGCTTGGCCCCAGCACCCCTGAGGGCCTCCACCCCGAGCCCGTGGGCCAGGAGGAGGTGGTGGGCGGCGCGGAGGGCTGCCTCGAGGTTCCGTAGGCCCGGGGCGTGCTCCCCGGTGAAGTGGCCGAGGAAGGCGCTACACCAGGGCTCGTTGAGGGTGGCGAAGTAGGCGACGCGGTCAGCGAAGGCTTTGCCCACCAGGGCGGCGTACTCGGCGAAGGCGAAGGCGGTTTCCCGGCTCCGCCACCCGCCCCGCTCCTCCAAGGCCAAGGGCAGGTC contains:
- a CDS encoding GH1 family beta-glucosidase, producing the protein MEREPFLFGAATSAYQIEGATQEDGRGPSIWDAFARRPGAIRDGSSGEPACQHYRLWREDLEWMRWLGLNAYRFSVAWPRILPEGRGRINPKGLAFYDRLVDALLEAGITPFLTLYHWDLPLALEERGGWRSRETAFAFAEYAALVGKAFADRVAYFATLNEPWCSAFLGHFTGEHAPGLRNLEAALRAAHHLLLAHGLGVEALRGAGAKRVGIVLNFTWVEGEDREAVDRADRYHNRFFLDPLLGRGYPESPFAETPGFPVHSKDLERIAQPLDFLGVNYYTRARVAPGEGRYPVRYLPPERPTTAMGWEVYPEGLYRLLKRLGRETPWPLYVTENGAAYPDRWEGEVVEDPERVAYLKAHLEAALRAKAEGVPLQGYFVWSLLDNFEWAHGYTKRFGLLYVDFPTGKRIPKRSAFWYRERLRHGL